Genomic window (Cellulosilyticum lentocellum DSM 5427):
CCGTGATGAAAAGAAAAAAACAAGCACAAATTTCTGTTTGGACTAGAGCTAATACAGAGGATATTAAATATGCTACTTGTTGTAGCCCCGATATTATTCATATTGGAACGCCTATATCTTATATACAGATTTATACCAAGTTAAAGAAAAATAAAGTATGGATACAAAAAAATTTAGTAGATTGTATTGAATTAGCTCATAATCAAGGAATAGAGGTAACTATAGGTTTTGAGGACGCTTCAAGAGCAGATATGGGTTATATTATTAGTACTGCAAAATTGGTAAGTAAATTAGGGGTAAAGCTTATTCGTATAGCAGATACTGTGGGTGTTTTGACACCAAGCCGTACAAGATCTATGGTTCAGGAATTAATGAATCAAGTAGACATAGAGGTAGAAATTCATGTTCACAATGATTTAGGTATGGCGGTTGCAAACTCTATTGAAGGGCTTAAAGCAGGAGCTAGTCATGTAGATTGTACATTAGGTGGAGTTGGGGAACGTACAGGTAACTGCAACTTTTATGATTTAGTTCATGCAGCTGAAAGGTATTTTGACTTCGGAATTAATAAAGGGCATATTAAAAAAGTAGAACAAAGGCTAGAACAAATCCTAGGCAAAGGTCAATTAGCATGAAGCTTTCATACCAATGAAGTCTCTGTATCACGCTATGGAGAAATAGAAGTCCTGAGAAGAATGTGTATAGTGTAAAGTAATCTATGAAAGATAAGAATCAAAGAGGAGCGATACTATACTTAAAAAAGATGGGTTTAAGGAGGACAATAATGAGTAATAAGATAGCGGTATTATTAAATGAGGAAAAACAACTAGCTAGTTTTGTAGATGCTACATTAATCTATATTTATGAAAAAGCATGTGATTGGCAAGTAACACAAATGATAGAAACAAAAGATTTAGCATACAAAAGAGAAAATGACATAAAGAACTTTACCTTAGCGCTTATAGAAAAATTAAAGTGCTGCAAAGTCATAGTAGGCACACTTATTCTTGGTGTGCCTTATTATTTATTAATCAGAGCAGGATATGAATTATGTGAGGCACCTACATTTTCAATGCTACTTTTAGAACAAATCTACGAAGATTATTACAAAATACCAGAGGAAACAAGCAAAAAACAAACAATGGAATTAGAAGGGGAAGGGAATAATCATTTGATGTCAACAGAGCATATAAGTAGGTCTCCCATACCATTAGATGAGTCAGATAACTACTTTATTGATATGATAGCCGTACAAAAGGCTTATCCGGAAATGAGTTCTAAGAAAATACTTCTTCCTTTTTTTAGCAATGCTATATTTCGTAGTCTAAAAGTTAATTGCAGTCATGTTATGCCTTGGTTAGAAAATTATTTAGAGCAGAATAGTTTAATAATGAGTATCAGTAGGGGGCAAGGAATCTATACACTTAGTATCACTCACAAAGTATGTTCTAGCTAAGATTATAGTCAATAAATATAATACTCATCTTTTAAATAGTTAACTTATGATGTGGGATATAGATCTATTGTTTAAAGTTATATAAAGATTTTATTTCGTGAAGAGTGTTCACTTATTGTATAAAGGCACCTAATTAGAATAGATGATAAAGTTAAGGAGGAAATGATATGAAAAGAATAGAAACATCCTATGGTGTATTAGAAGGGGCTACAGATCTTGTTTATTATAAAAATGGTAATCTTAGAAGCTGCAAACTAGAAAAATATAATGCCATAACCACTTCCATAGGCTTTCTTGTGCCACAATATGGAGACATGGATACACGTACTAAATTGAGGGAAGCTATCAGCTTTTATGATACAGGAGAACTTAAAAGTATTTACTTAAAAGAGCCTGTAATTGTAAATACTACAGTAGGGACTCTTAAGGGAGAATTTATTACATTTTATAAACAAGGAACTATTCACCGCTTAT
Coding sequences:
- a CDS encoding Fe-only nitrogenase accessory AnfO family protein — translated: MSNKIAVLLNEEKQLASFVDATLIYIYEKACDWQVTQMIETKDLAYKRENDIKNFTLALIEKLKCCKVIVGTLILGVPYYLLIRAGYELCEAPTFSMLLLEQIYEDYYKIPEETSKKQTMELEGEGNNHLMSTEHISRSPIPLDESDNYFIDMIAVQKAYPEMSSKKILLPFFSNAIFRSLKVNCSHVMPWLENYLEQNSLIMSISRGQGIYTLSITHKVCSS
- a CDS encoding beta/alpha barrel domain-containing protein; amino-acid sequence: MREKRKIVDTTLRDGEQQAGIALRPEEKLEIALLLDAIGVHEIEAGIPSLGAGEISYLKAVMKRKKQAQISVWTRANTEDIKYATCCSPDIIHIGTPISYIQIYTKLKKNKVWIQKNLVDCIELAHNQGIEVTIGFEDASRADMGYIISTAKLVSKLGVKLIRIADTVGVLTPSRTRSMVQELMNQVDIEVEIHVHNDLGMAVANSIEGLKAGASHVDCTLGGVGERTGNCNFYDLVHAAERYFDFGINKGHIKKVEQRLEQILGKGQLA